One part of the Alistipes onderdonkii genome encodes these proteins:
- a CDS encoding calcium/sodium antiporter, giving the protein MDILLLLVGLGLILGGANFLTDGSAAVAQRFRVPEFIIGLTIVAVGTSMPELVVSVLSAAAGNSDVAIGNVVGSNIFNVFVILGICALIRPLVLTKENIRRDIPFGMAASLVLLTVTSDRLVCAGATDRIGRPDGIVMLALYIGLMWYMIRTTKRQRGMPGAAGGTIIPASEAGAIVKNGVKQAEGTKKPMALWLAGVMIAGGLAGLIFGGEMFLKSATAIARTLGISESVIAITLVAGGTSLPELASSVVSLLKGKAEMALGNVIGSNIANILLILGISATIHPLTMGGITLTDILVVVLSSLLLFMAAFTFRSKKLDRWEGAIFLAIYIAYIWYLVR; this is encoded by the coding sequence ATGGACATCCTGTTACTACTCGTCGGCCTGGGGCTGATCCTCGGCGGCGCAAATTTCCTGACGGACGGCTCTGCGGCGGTAGCCCAGCGTTTCCGCGTCCCGGAATTCATCATCGGCCTGACGATCGTCGCCGTCGGCACCTCGATGCCCGAACTGGTGGTCTCGGTGCTCTCGGCTGCGGCGGGCAACAGCGACGTGGCGATCGGCAACGTCGTCGGCTCGAACATCTTCAACGTCTTCGTAATCCTGGGAATCTGCGCGCTGATCCGGCCGCTCGTGCTTACGAAGGAGAACATCCGGCGCGACATCCCGTTCGGCATGGCCGCGTCGCTCGTGCTGCTGACGGTCACTTCCGACCGCCTGGTATGCGCCGGGGCAACGGACAGAATCGGCCGCCCGGACGGCATCGTCATGCTCGCGCTCTACATCGGGCTGATGTGGTACATGATCCGCACAACCAAACGCCAGCGCGGCATGCCCGGTGCAGCGGGCGGGACGATAATCCCGGCATCTGAAGCCGGAGCCATCGTAAAAAACGGGGTAAAGCAAGCCGAAGGGACTAAGAAACCGATGGCGTTGTGGCTGGCGGGGGTGATGATCGCAGGAGGGCTCGCGGGACTGATCTTCGGCGGCGAGATGTTCCTGAAAAGCGCTACGGCGATCGCCCGCACGCTCGGAATCAGCGAATCGGTCATCGCCATCACGCTCGTGGCGGGCGGCACGTCGCTGCCGGAACTGGCTTCGTCGGTGGTATCGCTGCTCAAAGGCAAGGCCGAAATGGCGCTCGGGAATGTCATCGGATCGAACATCGCCAATATCCTGCTGATCCTGGGCATCAGCGCCACGATCCACCCCCTGACGATGGGCGGGATCACGCTGACGGACATCCTCGTGGTCGTGCTGAGTTCGCTGCTGCTGTTCATGGCAGCCTTCACGTTCCGCAGCAAAAAGCTCGACCGGTGGGAAGGCGCTATCTTCCTGGCGATTT